A stretch of the Geovibrio thiophilus genome encodes the following:
- the murD gene encoding UDP-N-acetylmuramoyl-L-alanine--D-glutamate ligase produces the protein MKAAVLGYGKSGRAAETLLRHAGAVQVDIFEDKNNAYPSISEFRNGYDRVAVSPGIDIIKRGLKIDNLTSEIELAYEALAGKGKIMVMTGTNGKSTVTYLTSQILENAGIKAVACGNIGVPFGEVVLKGGCDVFVLELSSFQIELLRNFKADMAAITNLAPDHLDRYPSYEAYIKAKMDVLKFVKEDGFAVLPDEKELLRHAEYYKGKRVIINEAMNGFPKLTGKTMDFGAYSLDTARFPLFGTHNLLNLAFSLASADSLLNFKGDITPQAESLKGLPHRCEYAGTVDGVSFINDSKATNVYSTLACLKGAKAGNVIILGGRDKNGDFSLLADELNRAASTVIAYGEAARIIKEKLKGLLICDFVTSPTMEQAIKTGLNVAPKGSNVILTPACSSYDSFNNFEERGERFMQIVKELGGK, from the coding sequence ATGAAAGCGGCAGTACTCGGCTACGGAAAAAGCGGCAGGGCAGCTGAGACCCTTCTCAGGCATGCGGGCGCAGTGCAGGTTGATATTTTTGAGGATAAAAACAACGCATACCCCTCCATATCCGAATTCAGAAACGGATACGACAGGGTTGCTGTGAGCCCCGGCATAGACATAATCAAGCGCGGGCTGAAAATAGACAACCTTACCAGCGAAATAGAGCTCGCTTACGAAGCTCTCGCCGGAAAAGGAAAAATAATGGTGATGACAGGCACAAACGGCAAATCCACCGTAACCTATCTCACCTCGCAGATACTGGAAAACGCCGGAATTAAAGCTGTCGCATGCGGCAATATCGGCGTTCCCTTCGGCGAAGTTGTACTGAAGGGCGGCTGCGATGTGTTCGTTCTGGAGCTCTCAAGCTTCCAGATAGAGCTGCTGCGCAATTTTAAGGCGGATATGGCGGCAATTACCAATCTCGCGCCGGATCATCTGGACAGGTATCCGAGCTACGAGGCTTACATAAAAGCGAAGATGGATGTGCTGAAGTTTGTTAAAGAGGACGGTTTCGCCGTTCTGCCCGATGAAAAGGAACTTCTGAGGCACGCTGAATACTATAAAGGCAAAAGAGTGATCATAAACGAAGCGATGAACGGTTTTCCGAAGCTCACAGGGAAAACCATGGATTTCGGGGCATACAGTCTTGATACTGCGAGGTTTCCGCTTTTCGGAACCCACAATCTGCTGAATCTCGCCTTCTCCCTTGCTTCGGCTGACAGCCTGCTGAACTTCAAAGGAGATATAACCCCGCAGGCGGAAAGCCTTAAAGGTCTCCCGCACAGGTGCGAATATGCAGGCACGGTTGACGGAGTGAGCTTCATAAACGACTCCAAGGCAACAAACGTTTACTCCACACTTGCCTGCCTTAAGGGCGCAAAGGCGGGTAACGTGATAATTCTCGGCGGACGTGACAAAAACGGAGACTTCAGTCTTCTGGCGGATGAACTGAACAGAGCGGCAAGCACCGTAATAGCATACGGCGAAGCGGCAAGAATTATAAAAGAGAAGCTCAAGGGACTTCTCATATGCGATTTTGTAACCTCCCCCACAATGGAGCAGGCAATCAAAACCGGACTGAACGTAGCTCCCAAGGGGAGCAACGTAATACTTACACCTGCATGCTCAAGCTACGACAGCTTCAATAACTTTGAAGAGCGCGGCGAAAGATTCATGCAGATAGTAAAGGAACTCGGCGGAAAATAA
- the ftsW gene encoding putative lipid II flippase FtsW produces the protein MFEIKDERLQILILASILIATGLIFVFSAGSIQALRLDKGELYFFNKQLLAVFIGLGLMYGAYSIPLKTWRRFVPALYFLTLILLITVFFFPKLNGSHRWILLPGFSLQPSELAKFTCILYLAHYLDKKEGRLNDFTSGFLPASIMLGIIGALILSEPDYGTTLLIICVSFTLFLIGGAHMRHMIGVIGFIAPIITAGLLMGYRRGRIMSFLDPWEDRYGTGYQLVQSLTAVGSGGIFGKGVGNSSQKLYFLPEAHTDFIYAIIAEETGLIGSLAVLVIVTAFFIISVKVALKHKELFYKLLTFGLAFSLFVQALLHISVVTGLLPTKGIGLPLVSYGGSNMMVSLFMVGVLLRSAEEAGS, from the coding sequence GTGTTTGAGATTAAAGACGAACGGCTGCAAATTCTGATACTCGCGTCCATCCTCATCGCAACGGGGCTGATATTCGTGTTCTCGGCGGGCTCCATACAGGCACTGAGGCTTGACAAGGGAGAGCTTTACTTCTTCAACAAGCAGCTTTTGGCAGTCTTCATAGGTCTCGGACTCATGTACGGCGCCTACAGCATACCTCTGAAAACGTGGCGCAGGTTTGTGCCCGCGCTTTATTTTCTCACTCTGATACTGCTGATAACCGTATTCTTTTTCCCGAAGCTCAACGGCTCACACAGATGGATTCTTCTGCCCGGATTCAGCCTTCAGCCCTCGGAACTGGCAAAATTTACCTGCATACTTTATCTCGCCCACTATCTGGACAAGAAGGAAGGCAGGCTGAACGACTTTACCTCCGGTTTCCTTCCGGCGTCGATAATGCTGGGAATAATCGGAGCGCTTATATTAAGCGAACCGGATTACGGAACAACACTGCTTATAATCTGCGTGTCTTTCACGCTGTTTCTGATAGGCGGTGCCCATATGCGCCATATGATAGGCGTTATAGGGTTCATCGCTCCTATTATAACCGCAGGGCTTCTCATGGGTTACAGGAGGGGCAGGATAATGAGCTTCCTTGACCCATGGGAAGATCGCTACGGAACAGGCTACCAGCTTGTGCAGTCGCTCACCGCGGTGGGCAGCGGCGGCATATTCGGCAAGGGTGTCGGCAACTCATCCCAGAAGCTGTATTTCCTCCCCGAGGCTCATACGGACTTCATCTACGCCATAATCGCCGAGGAGACAGGGCTCATTGGCTCTCTGGCTGTCCTTGTGATAGTTACGGCATTTTTTATAATAAGCGTGAAAGTTGCTCTTAAACATAAGGAACTTTTTTATAAACTGCTCACCTTCGGGCTGGCGTTCAGCCTGTTTGTTCAGGCACTGCTGCACATCTCGGTGGTTACCGGACTCCTGCCCACAAAGGGCATAGGGCTCCCTTTGGTCAGCTACGGCGGCTCGAACATGATGGTATCCCTCTTTATGGTAGGCGTGCTTCTGCGCAGCGCGGAGGAGGCGGGCTCATGA
- the murG gene encoding undecaprenyldiphospho-muramoylpentapeptide beta-N-acetylglucosaminyltransferase, with translation MKRENTRLVIAGGGTGGHLYPGIAVADYLKEKNIEVFFMVSDRGIERKILSSKGYDFYEQPQTPLKGIGTAGRIRSVMLLAKEVFGMLKKIKKTDTVLLTGGFAAAAPAIAAVLKGARLYLHEQNSVMGLTNRIFAVFSKKVFLSFEGTLKAKGNTVHAGNPVRAEFASCTPKTEETKRILVLGGSQGSRFLNRLMAKSAKALTDAGWTITHQTGAKLYDEALEDYTREGAEADVRSYIENVAAEYEKADVVIARSGSGTVFETMYARRPAVFVPFAQATDEHQLYNALFAEKLGIAKVMTESGASPERLKELIEWSRKQEVKDRLAGIKYLNSPEIIARGMELD, from the coding sequence ATGAAAAGAGAGAACACAAGGTTGGTAATCGCCGGCGGCGGAACGGGCGGACACCTCTACCCGGGAATCGCCGTTGCTGATTATCTCAAAGAAAAAAATATTGAAGTGTTTTTCATGGTTTCCGACAGAGGAATCGAAAGAAAAATACTTTCATCAAAGGGATATGACTTTTACGAACAGCCGCAGACACCCCTCAAGGGAATAGGCACGGCGGGCAGAATACGCTCCGTCATGCTCCTTGCAAAGGAAGTCTTCGGGATGCTTAAAAAAATAAAGAAGACCGATACAGTGCTCCTCACAGGCGGCTTTGCCGCCGCTGCCCCCGCCATAGCCGCAGTTCTCAAAGGGGCAAGACTGTATCTGCATGAGCAGAACAGCGTGATGGGGCTCACAAACAGAATATTTGCCGTTTTCAGCAAAAAGGTTTTTCTCTCCTTCGAGGGAACGCTGAAAGCGAAAGGGAACACAGTGCATGCGGGCAATCCCGTGAGGGCTGAATTCGCCTCCTGCACGCCGAAGACGGAAGAGACCAAGCGGATTCTTGTTCTCGGCGGAAGTCAGGGGAGCAGGTTTCTCAACAGGCTCATGGCGAAATCGGCAAAGGCGCTGACGGACGCCGGATGGACAATAACCCATCAGACAGGCGCCAAGCTTTATGACGAAGCCCTTGAGGACTACACCAGAGAAGGCGCAGAGGCGGATGTGCGAAGCTACATAGAAAATGTGGCGGCGGAATATGAAAAAGCGGATGTTGTTATAGCCCGCTCAGGCTCAGGTACGGTTTTTGAAACAATGTACGCGCGCCGCCCGGCGGTTTTCGTTCCATTTGCGCAGGCAACAGACGAGCACCAGCTTTATAACGCCCTTTTCGCCGAAAAACTCGGCATAGCAAAGGTTATGACCGAAAGCGGAGCAAGCCCGGAGAGGCTTAAGGAACTGATTGAGTGGTCACGGAAACAGGAAGTAAAAGACAGGCTGGCGGGTATAAAATATCTGAACAGCCCTGAAATAATAGCAAGAGGTATGGAACTTGACTGA
- the murC gene encoding UDP-N-acetylmuramate--L-alanine ligase, with protein MTEAFGKVRNIHFVGIGGIGMSGLAEILHSMGFKITGSDIADSANCKRLRAMGIGVFIGHLAENAAGADAVVYSSAVRSSNPELTYARENFIPVIKRGEMLAELMRMKYSIAVAGSHGKTTTTSMVAEIFNKAELDPTVVVGGILNRRDSNALKGNSNIMIAEADESDKSFLMLQPTVAVITNIDFEHTDTYATMDEVKDSFRDFASRVPFYGLNVLCLDDANTAELIKRIDRRFVTYGLSAQADVHSADIVKNGFAVSFGVVIHGKHMGHINLSFPGEHNVQNALAAIAVAAEFDIPFRVCKKALEEFEGVQRRLTIRYDGNCCTVLDDYGHHPTEIKTTLKAIREAYGSRKIVAVFQPHRYTRTQTLMNEFSTCFFDADRLFITDIYAASEEPIEGVTAQVLVKEIKERGFKDVHYLPSFDDIYKYLEEAGCDNSLILTQGAGSITRFSGELAAWLEKKHEK; from the coding sequence TTGACTGAGGCATTCGGGAAAGTACGGAATATACATTTTGTCGGCATAGGCGGAATCGGCATGAGCGGTCTTGCCGAGATTCTCCACTCCATGGGCTTTAAGATAACAGGCTCAGACATAGCCGACAGCGCTAACTGCAAGCGCCTCCGTGCCATGGGCATAGGCGTTTTCATCGGGCATCTGGCGGAGAACGCCGCCGGAGCCGATGCCGTTGTGTACTCCTCTGCGGTACGCAGCAGCAACCCCGAGCTGACTTACGCCAGAGAAAACTTCATCCCCGTTATAAAACGGGGCGAGATGCTGGCAGAGCTGATGAGGATGAAATACTCCATAGCGGTCGCAGGAAGCCATGGAAAAACCACGACAACATCAATGGTAGCGGAGATTTTCAACAAGGCGGAGCTTGACCCCACGGTGGTTGTGGGCGGCATACTCAACAGAAGGGATTCCAATGCCCTCAAGGGCAACAGCAATATAATGATCGCCGAAGCTGATGAATCGGACAAAAGCTTCCTTATGCTTCAGCCCACAGTGGCGGTGATCACCAACATAGACTTTGAGCACACGGACACCTACGCCACAATGGACGAGGTTAAGGACAGCTTCCGTGACTTCGCTTCCCGTGTTCCTTTTTACGGGCTCAACGTCCTTTGCTTGGATGACGCTAACACGGCGGAGCTGATCAAGCGCATAGACAGACGCTTTGTCACCTATGGTCTTTCCGCTCAGGCGGATGTCCACAGCGCCGACATAGTGAAGAACGGCTTTGCCGTCTCCTTCGGTGTGGTCATACACGGCAAGCACATGGGGCACATAAATCTGAGTTTCCCCGGGGAACACAATGTTCAGAACGCTCTGGCGGCAATAGCCGTGGCGGCCGAGTTTGATATACCGTTCCGTGTATGCAAGAAAGCCCTTGAGGAGTTTGAAGGCGTTCAGAGAAGGCTTACAATACGTTACGACGGTAACTGCTGCACTGTGCTTGACGACTACGGGCACCACCCAACGGAGATAAAAACCACTCTGAAGGCGATCAGGGAAGCGTACGGCAGCAGGAAAATAGTCGCTGTCTTCCAGCCGCACAGATACACCAGAACACAGACATTGATGAACGAGTTTTCCACATGCTTTTTTGATGCAGACAGGCTGTTCATAACGGATATATACGCAGCCAGCGAGGAGCCCATAGAGGGCGTGACCGCACAGGTGCTTGTGAAGGAAATAAAGGAGAGAGGCTTCAAGGACGTGCACTATCTCCCCTCCTTCGATGACATTTACAAATACCTTGAGGAAGCGGGCTGCGACAACAGCCTGATACTCACTCAGGGAGCGGGAAGCATAACGAGATTCTCGGGCGAGCTTGCCGCGTGGCTGGAGAAAAAACATGAAAAGTAA
- a CDS encoding D-alanine--D-alanine ligase produces the protein MKSKKVAVLYGGLSAEREVSLRSGTAAAKALTEAGFTDVTLIDAGHDLPARLLELKPDVCFNSLHGTFGEDGRIQGMLELMDIPCTGSGSQSSTIAFDKLLSKVIFALNNVPTPEYVQLTRESRAPFLPCVIKPCRQGSTIGITVAKTEEEFVKGKKEAFEYDERVIAERFINGKELTIGILSSKVLPIIWIRPKSGFYDYQSKYTKGATAYVFETELTEDEDKLIKSTALQAFESLGCASYGRVDIMYDGKTPWVLEINTLPGLTETSLLPQAAAKTGISFPELVTAMISDALR, from the coding sequence ATGAAAAGTAAAAAGGTTGCCGTGCTCTACGGCGGGCTGTCCGCAGAAAGGGAAGTTTCCTTAAGAAGCGGAACGGCAGCGGCAAAAGCGCTTACTGAAGCAGGGTTTACGGATGTTACCCTCATAGACGCCGGACACGACCTGCCCGCGCGCCTGCTTGAGCTTAAACCGGATGTATGCTTCAACAGCCTTCACGGAACCTTCGGCGAAGACGGACGCATTCAGGGAATGCTTGAGCTCATGGACATACCCTGTACAGGTTCGGGCAGTCAGTCAAGCACCATCGCCTTTGACAAGCTCCTGAGCAAGGTGATATTCGCGCTGAACAATGTGCCCACGCCTGAGTATGTGCAGCTCACGAGGGAGAGCAGAGCGCCCTTTCTCCCCTGCGTGATAAAGCCGTGCAGACAGGGCTCCACCATAGGCATTACCGTTGCTAAAACAGAAGAAGAGTTCGTAAAAGGGAAAAAAGAGGCGTTTGAATATGACGAAAGAGTCATAGCGGAACGGTTTATAAACGGAAAAGAACTCACTATAGGCATATTGTCTTCTAAAGTATTGCCGATAATATGGATAAGACCAAAATCCGGTTTTTATGACTATCAGTCCAAATACACCAAAGGGGCAACCGCGTATGTATTTGAGACTGAGCTTACGGAAGATGAGGACAAACTGATAAAAAGCACGGCGTTGCAGGCATTTGAGAGTCTGGGATGCGCCTCCTACGGACGGGTGGACATAATGTATGACGGTAAAACACCATGGGTTCTGGAGATTAACACCCTCCCCGGACTCACGGAGACCAGTCTGCTCCCGCAGGCGGCGGCAAAAACAGGAATAAGCTTCCCCGAGCTCGTCACCGCAATGATAAGCGATGCGCTGAGGTAA
- a CDS encoding cell division protein FtsQ/DivIB, giving the protein MMKKSGFLKIALVTAIFALLTGGVVWAAAGIVKMTGGSKYFLVKTVNIQGVIRTDRAKVDAFARSLAGSNMFDLEEKKLPRIDDIWVEKIEIKKIFPDTVKVIIFEERPIAAVRIGKECFIAAASGTLVPDKCTGGETVMHKGTEKEQLVSFLKIYDKTPEMHGSRALLKPMHFELVVDGVLYKCGYDESVTEMFRIYSSRISGRYARVDYVDMRLRGKIYVNGVKNVSG; this is encoded by the coding sequence ATGATGAAAAAGAGCGGTTTTCTCAAAATAGCCCTTGTTACAGCAATTTTCGCGCTCCTCACAGGCGGTGTCGTGTGGGCGGCGGCGGGAATCGTTAAGATGACCGGCGGAAGCAAGTATTTTTTGGTGAAGACCGTTAATATTCAGGGTGTTATCCGCACGGACAGGGCAAAGGTCGATGCCTTCGCCAGAAGTCTCGCCGGAAGCAATATGTTTGATCTTGAGGAAAAAAAGCTCCCCCGCATAGATGATATATGGGTGGAAAAAATTGAAATAAAGAAGATCTTCCCCGATACGGTGAAAGTTATAATCTTTGAAGAAAGACCGATCGCCGCGGTGAGGATAGGAAAGGAATGCTTCATAGCCGCGGCAAGCGGAACTCTGGTGCCTGATAAATGCACCGGAGGCGAAACAGTAATGCACAAGGGAACCGAAAAAGAGCAGCTTGTAAGTTTCCTGAAAATATACGACAAAACACCGGAAATGCACGGCAGCCGTGCCCTGCTTAAACCCATGCACTTTGAGCTTGTGGTGGACGGAGTTCTGTACAAATGCGGATATGACGAAAGCGTCACCGAAATGTTCAGAATCTACAGCAGCAGGATAAGCGGCAGATACGCAAGGGTGGACTATGTCGA